From Chrysemys picta bellii isolate R12L10 chromosome 1, ASM1138683v2, whole genome shotgun sequence:
AACCTCAAActgctgcgtgtgtgtgtgtgtgaatttttaaTTGCCTTTTCAAAGCGTCCCATGCAACATGCCTTTGCTTTCAGGATTTGGATTCGTTGCAACTGCCTGACAATTCCACCTCCGAGATACTGTCTTCCAGCAAACCTGGGGACTAGCGGCGTACCTCTTAGTTTTCCCTGGCATGCTACAAGAGATGAAAGCCCAGTTAATGCAGTGTCACTAACTTCACCCTGATGCTACCACCCCGGAATGGGGGGAGGTAGATAATTTTCCACCTTACCAAAAATTGGGCGTGGGGAGCGTGACCCTAGTTGAAACCCCAGGTGAAATTCCTCCTCAGACTTTCAGGAAAAGTCTTTCCCTAGGGAGATGATGGGAATCATTTAGCATTGCGTTCCTGCAAAAATATATTCTTCCCCTTAGATGAACCCGGTGTTCTTGGGGATAATTTGTTCCCTGACAGGGCAAGGGACGgtgaaatctgtttgtttgttccccTCTTCAGTAAAATCGTGCTCTCATTACtatgggaggaggcagggaagggaccCTGAGCAAACAGGGACCCCTGGGAGTGCAGTTGCAGAAAGTTGTCCAGCCTGGCCCCATTAGCAATGTCTGTGAAACAGCAGCGGGACGACTGTTTAACCTGGTCGCATGGTGGCAGTGAGGTGCATCCTCACTGGCAGTCCATCTGTTGAACTAACAGTGATAGATAGGAGCTTCCTTGCCCCGGCTGGGCATCAGGGTAACTTTCTCCAATAGATGGATGGCAAAAAGTAAATTAGCGTAAACGTGGGTATGGACACGCTGGCTTCCTACCAGTGCAAGGACTCAGCCACGGGCTGGTCTTTCTAGCCGAGGCTTAGCCTAAGCAATACGAGTGTATTGATAAGTGAGACCCCGACGTGGTGTGTGTCAACTGAGATGGGGAGAAGCGACGGGGTTGAGGATTTTCTCTCCCCTGGAAGCTTAGGGACCTGCATACCAGTTAGGGCATCTGCTCCATTCCAGCTGCCAAAAATTACTCTTTAGAGGAATCTGCCTGAGGCCCAGAGAAAAGTTGTctttggatgggggtggggtggatgccAGGGCAGAGGTGAGCTCCatcagaggtttaaaaaaaaaatcacccccacCTTCTGatgaatttggggggaggggtgtttaaCAAGGGGCTTTCCAAGGGTCCTCACCATCCCGTGACTGCATTACCGGGTTTGTGCTGAAACAATGGCCTTTTGTCAGGGTTGACGGTCCCACCTAACAGGTGCCTCTTAGATAGATAGATCGCTCCTGCCAGGGGCTCCGAGTGGGCGGGAGATCTCGATCTCCGCTTTCTCTGTCTCTGTTATGCCTTTTGATATCAACTGCAAcaaagcgggggcgggggggggaattccATTGCTTCCATTCCAGCCCGCGTCTCTCTTGAGCCTGCTGGCCCTGTGCGAGGGAGCCTGGATACGTAGGATGGGCAGTGGGAGTGAGAATTGCAGCTCTCATCCATCCAGGAAAAGTCACAGGTTGCAGATTTTTGTGGCTGGGAATTAATTAACAGAAGCTCCCCTCTGTGGAGGAGCATGCGAGGGGGTGGAGGTATGAAATCGCTGCAGCTGGAGGTGACACGGACACAGGCCATTTGGGATCCAGGCAGACACCCAATTGGCTCTGGCAGGGTCAACAACCACAGCTTTGGGAGAAATCAGATCCCCAACGTATTATTATTCTTTAATAATTATATAATACGTAGAGGCCCCCAGCGGAGATCAGGACCTCATTGGGCTTGGCACTTCACATACACATCatgtcccagccccaaagagctaacaagACAAGTCAGACAGAAAGCTGGGATGGGGAACAGAGGTGGCACAGGgagataaagtgacttgcccaaggacactcAGCAGGCCAGCTGGGAACTCAACCCAGGCCCTAATCCATGAAAGGATGAGAGTGAGCAGGACTGATGGCTTGGAGGGTGGCGCTTTTACTGGTGGGGAGGCTTTTAATGAGATCCAAGCCAGCAAACTGTCTGGGCATGAGCCTATGTGTAAAGCCAATTGGCTAAGAAGGCTGTCAGTCAAGTAGAGAGCTAAGGGAGGGACTTCCTTTCTCTCCATATAAAACCCCCAGTCTTCCAGCTGGGGGACAGTCAGTCAGGGTATGTCTGTGTTTAGAGTTGGGGGTGCAATTCctagctagcgtgctaaaaatacaTTGTATCCGTGGCAGCGTGAGTGGGGCTAGCCAGCCGTTATGTATTTGGGATGGCCAGCACCTTGCAACACCGCGACTCCATTCCACTTTCAGCATGCATATGCctacgtgagctgggaatcacacccccagctcgaaagtgtagacataccctaagtcaggCAGTTGGCAGCATAGGTGTTGGAACGAGAGGTGTggaggtgctgccgcaccccctggcttgaagtggtttccatcatatacagggtgtacagtttggttcaatggctctcagcacccccactacacaaattgttccagcacccctggttggCAGAGGAGAATGGGTCACCTGCAGGAACCATTGGTGAATGTATAATACGCAAGATACCCTGTCTGGTTTgctgcttggttttttttttttttttttttttttttttaatttaaatcaattttGGTGTTATTCTTTTGCTCACCCCTCTGAACTGGGTTTTTGTGGTTTTGAGCTGTCTTGCTGCTGCCCTCTGCCACAGCTCCTCTCTATAGACTCAGTCTTCAACTGGGTACTTTTGAAGATTGGGTTGGAGGTGACGTGGGAACAAAATGCAGAGGGGTGGCAAGAGGGAAGGAGCCTTCCTGGTATCGGGGCAAGTCTCACATGCTGCTCCATTGGCTCGTTACGTGGTTTTTCATGCATCACAGTCTAGATGATAATATGAAAGGACTCAATGCCTGTAAAATTCAACAGTTCAGtaagaactatttacagagatgcttgTCTGCACCTAGGATTCcggccatgtgcacacagaccgacttcctggtgcctcctccacactcttccctcctgcaacctgtgcgcCTCCCTCCAAGATCCATGCAGTTTACAACACTTGTGCCCATTAGACTGACTTCTTCACTCCTTTTCCTTACCTCGTCCTCAGCCCTCCCCTCTGCCACGCTGCTCCTCGGggcattttctgaaaatcccCCACAGTGAGCTGGTCCTataggggctgcaggggaagcgcTGAGCGAGCGTTCTCAGCAGTGGGCAGGGGCTGGTTCCCACATTAGCTATTTACACAAGTGTCCGCGCTGGACATGGTGCATATGAAGagcaggtggaggtggggggtggagggggctggaTGGAAGCCAGGAAACCTTTCCTCTGATTTTGTAACCGTTTGGCCCTTTGTGTTTTTTAGGAGATGTCATTGCACAAAGTGACATGACTGCAGCTTCCACCACAAGTGCCCCGTCTGCCAATGCCTCCTCCCAGGGCAGCCAACCCCCCACTGAGACTACGGGTGCCCCAACCCCCACTCAAACCTTGACCCCCACCAAAGCTGACACCTCACCCTCCTCTGGCCCTGGCATCCTGCCTGCTGCCTCGACTTCCACCAACGCCCTGTCTGGTGCCAGcaccctgctccccaccaccTCTGGTACACCAGGCAGTGCCAGCGTCCCATCCTTCACTGGTGCTGGAACATCACCTGACACCGTCCCTCCATCCCCCGCCGGTGCCCCATCCCACACTAATGCCACCACTCTGACCCCCGCCACCACTCTGTCCCCTGCCACCACTCTGACCCCTGCTGACACCAGCACCCTGCCTACTAAAGCTAGTGCTACCTCTCAGAGCACAGCGGCGATCACCACCAGCTCTGCAGACTCCCTCACCGTCAGTGCCCCCAGCTCCCCGGCCGCCCCTGTTGTCCATACCCTCAGCTCCGCAGCCACCCCCAGCTCCATGAACACCCCAGCTGCTCACACGGCTGTTACCCCGAGCTCTACCATCGCCACTGAcgtccccagctctgcagacacTGGTCTGGCAGCCGCGTGTCCATCTCAGAAGCCCCAAACAACAGAAACCACTACAGGTATGAGCAGGACTGTGTGCAGTTTTTGGAGGCTGGGGGAATGCTGGCTGACTCTGGAATAGAAAACGGGTTATGGAGTCTTTCCGGTCTAGGTTAGGTCCTGGGTTCGTGTCGAGCTCAGCCTGGCCATGGCTGACAGTTGCTGACACCCAGCAGCTGTTCAGCGGCCTGCGTGAGATCACCTGGTGGCTTGCAGGCCAGTGGCCAGGGGTCCCTATCACAAAAGCCACCCTAGCAAGTGGCCCCTTTGTTGGCAGCCTTGGCAAAAGAGGCTCAGGACCAAATGGAGCATAGAGGCCGAACTCCTCGCTTGTCCTTAGcagggccctgtctgtgctggttTGAAAATTTAGCAGGTAGGCCATGGAGGCCAGCTTATGTTTGACACGATGGAGAAGGGGGAGGTaggggctaggaaaatgatcgtTGCAGAAGCATTCTGGATATGAACGGGCCAAGGCtgtatttgtcaaggccagaaagAAGGACGTTGCTCTAATCTAGGTGAgagatgatgagagcctggatgggagttgTAGTTGTGTGGATGGACAGAAAAACCTGCATCTTAGAGAGGTTCCAcagaaagaacataagaatggccacactgggttagatcaaaggtccatctagccagggccatccctagccattttggtgccctccGCAGCCCCTCcgcgggggggctgtgtggggccccagaccttggcggggcggcgggggggaagcTGGCCACAGCagcgtggctgggagccaggggagcggagcaggctggggccgggtcgctctacttaccggtgagtgcagggagcCCAACCCCTCCTGCGGTCCTcaggggaagggctggctggACTGGGGgcgaggctggggtggagcaggggcggggaccatggggaagagatggagcaggggctggagcagcacgcagctgcgcagggcaccaggaaatttggcgccctacgcagctgcgtaatTTGCGAATGGGTAGGGACAGCcctgcatctagcccagtgtcctgtcttctgacagtggccaatgccaggtgccccagagggaatgaacagaacaggtaatcatcaagtgatccatcacctgtcacccatgcccagcttctggccaacagagactagggacaccatccctgcccatcctggctaatagccattgatggacctatcctccatgaacatgtctagttcttttttgaagaaTCGGCAAGctttagacatagcctggatgtgaagacctggaccaggggtcggcaacctatggtacgcatgccaaacacggcacgcaagccgattctgagtggcacacagctgcctgccgcggtcccgcccccccccccccccccaccgctctcccctgcgggggcaggaggcagaagcttggttctgcagcagccaagcttccccctcccccgccttttcccccagcgtggtgctttcctgcccccccctcctctccgtccctgcgccaatcagctgatggccctagtgagggggagggggaagagcggcagtgtgcacacagctccatagaggaggcagagagaggtagggacggagcctgggggaagggggtggaacagggcatatccctcccagccccctgccgtttgaatagaaggagacaggtctggagtagagaggtagaGAGCATGGAGACGGTTGAACTTACCCTGGGATAAGGtatagagggagaagagaagaggaccCAGGACAGAGCCTTGTAGAGCCCTTGTAGAAAGTCGGAGGGGGACACACTTAAGGAGTGATTAgagagaaccaggagaggacagagcCCTAGAAGCCAAGGGAGGGCAAGATCTCAAGAAGAGCGTGACTGACTGTGTTGAAGGCTGCTGACCGCTCCAGGAGGGTGAGAATGGAGAACTGATTGGTTCTGAGCTTTGGCTAAGAACAGGTCATTAGAGACTTCGTCAAGAGCGATTTCAGTGGATTGCAAGGGGCAGAAGCCCAGACTGGTGAGGGTCTGGGGTGGAACTGAAGGAGAGGAACTCCGGACAGCGCCTGTGGACAGCGTATTCAATGAGCTTCGTGATGAAAGGGAGAAGGGAAATGGGGGAGAGTGGGTTGTTGAAGCAGCAAGTGGGGGCAGAGGTggtggttatttaaaaaaaaaatggagagacCAAAGCATGTTTGTGTTGTGATCGGAAGGAGTCGGAGGAGAGAGGTTAAGGAGAAGCGTAAGGGAGGGGATGAGAATAGACTTGAGGGAGATCAGGAGATAAAGTGGGAGGAAGCCACTGGGGCAAGTGAAGAGGTTAGGGGAGGAGAACAGATGAGAAACTGCTGTGTCTGTgacaggggagaaggaggagagagttGTAGGAGGGGAGGTGAGCTGAGGGGACGGGGAAGGTCACGCGTTTTATCAGTTTTGTCTTGGAAGAAATCAGCGAGATCCTTCTATAAGTGGGATCTATGGGGGCATTCAGCTGgcaccctccccccatcacagcccctggCATAGGCGCCTACTTTTCGcagcgccagtgggtgctcaacccccctcggctccaccccgactccacccctgccccgccccattccagccccttcccaaaagtctccgccccctccctgcccctattggactccttccccaaatccccgccccggccccgcctcttcccccccgtgttctccctcctcccctctccctcccagcacttgtcgccgcaaaacagctgtttcgcggcggcaagcgctgggagcgagggggagaagcggagccgtggggtgctcaggggtggaggtggagcagcgGCGGAcatgagctggggcaggggggcggggagctgccggtttttccccgtgggtgctccagtcccagagcacccatggagtcggcgtcTATGGCCCCTGGGAAATCCCCTTAGAGCGTGGCTTTAGCCTGGCATAAAGCAGAGCAGCCTTCAGGCCCCGGTGTGGTGAGGTTTCATCTCAAGGAAATATAACTATCTACAGCAAATTTTTACATATCCGTATTCTCcaacctgcccccaccctgcccaccccttttcttttattttaataaacacCACTGAGGAAATTCCTAGGCAATAAActtcagggtacaggtagggctGCCAATAAATGTCATGTAAAGTTTAGGCGAAAGCTTCCTTTTGCAGTTCACCGTTCATCACTCCTCGTGACGCCTGTCTGCTCTTCACATGTTGGTGGGGCTTCACTATAACTTATCCATGTCTTGTTTGTTTGTGTTCTGATGTCTAGAAAGCAGCTTAGGTGTTAATACAGACAAGGAACGTACCACCCAGAACCAGCCAGTGAAACCTGTGGCAACTACGGAAAGTGCTACCAAACCTACGGAAGCTGCAGTTGCAACCACACAGCAGTCTGGTGTTGTATTACAGCCACCAGCCTCAAGCTCTGGAACTGTGATCTCCATTATAACCAGCGCTTCGCCGAGCCGCCACACTCCAGCTCCTAGCAGGGAATCCAAGCCCAGTGATTCTCCGCCCCAAAATAAGGTAACAGGGGCCTGGGTGTAGGTGAGCAGGCCCAAAGCCAGCAGGCGAGAAGGCTCATTCCTCTCGGGCAGCCTAAGCCTGTCAAGCCTTGTGGCACTGGGACATGCCAGGTTCAATATGTGTGATCAGATCTCCCTCTGGTGGCTGGACCACGGAAAAGATACAAGCCCTACTACTGCTGCTGACAGCAAATAGAGATCCTCTTTCTGCTCAAGGAGCAAAGGCTTGTGTTTTATTCCTAAAGCAGCTTATTCATTTGAAGCAGCACCCAGTGTGTGCATAGGTCAGGGGTTCCTTACGGCATGTGTCGTTGCTTATGTATCTCTGTCGTCGTCAGAGGGTGCTCTCTTGCAGGGGAAGCCTCTACAAAGCCTCTTGAGTCTGCAAGACAGGAATGGACAAACCCTCCCAGTGATTAGATTTGGAGAGAGGGGTGAAGGAGGGCTACTGTTGGGAAGCTGTTCAGGAAAGACGTCTCGTTTcgagggtgggatggggagtaTAACAGAGGGCGCGAGGGCTGGAGTCACAAAGGTCCTTAGGCTTTGTGACACCAAGCAACTCGGTGCTGAGAAAATCACAGGAGGTAGGTGCCTGGGGtctctatacaatgaatggggacagACAGGCGCCTTAGACTGCCATTCACAAAAGCCAGCGTGCTAGGCAtggagccaatgggagatgccaaccagaggggtgtgtgctaagccccacccctgcgTCCGAgctaagtctgggctgcagggaggtgcctagctCCGCTTGTGAGTCCCAGCTGTGGGGTTAGCTACCTATGTTTTTTGCAAGAAGCCAGGCAGCACAGGGGAAGGTCTTACCTCAGTCATTACTCAGCCCAGCGGTTGGAACACtcctctgggatgtgggagaccccccggttcaagtcccccctctgcctgaatgggagtctcccacatcccaggtgagtgccacTAACTACTAGGCTaccgaatcatagaatatcaggattggaagggacctcaggaggtcatctaatccaaccccctgctcaaagcaggaccaatccccagacagatttttaccccagttccctaagtggccccctcaaggattgaactcacaaccctgggtttagcaggccaatgctcaaatcactgagctatcccatcaGATACTCTGAtttggggctccctcaatctctgctGTTGCAGCTGTTACGTGGGCActcttccttttccttctccttcctccgcTGAACTCACCTGATGGGCCCAGTCTGGTAGGCGATCTCTGAGCACACCTCTCAGGTTGGCCCCACAGATGACGTAGACGGCCAAATGCCTGCCTTCCCCCGGTTTGGGAATTGATCTGGGGTTTAAGTGGGAGATAGGGGTCcaggtgcctagagtgaggcatcAGTGCCCAGGCCCAGAGGCAGGAACATAGGCACGGAGGCCATTTTTaagacataagctttcgtggactacagcccacttcttcggatgcatatagaatggaacatatattgaggagatatatatacacacatacagagagcataaacaggtgggagttgtcttaccaactctgagaggccaattaattaagagaaaaaaaaaaacttttgaagtgataatcaagatagcccagtacagacagtttgataagaagtgtgagaatacttacaaggggagatagaatcaatgtttgtaatggctcagccattcccagtccttattcaaaccggagttgattgtgtctagtttgcatatcaattctagctcagcagtctctcgttggagtctgtttttgaagtttttctgttgtaatatagccacccgcaggtctgtcactgaatgaccagacaggttaaagtgttctcccactggattttgagtattttgattcctgatgtcagatttgtgtccattaattcttttgcgtagagactgtccggtttggccaatgtacatggcagaggggcattgctggtacatgaaaccccgatgccaactctgtccacatatctattcaagtgacatcatcataggacctaatcacatcagccataccatcaggggctcgttcacctgcacatctaccaatgtgatatatgccagtgacagtctctacgcaaaagaattaatgggcacaaatctgacatcaggaatcaaaatactcaaaaaccagtgggagaacactttaacctgtctggtcattcagtgacagacctgcgggtggctatattacaacagaagaacttcaaaaacagactccaacgagagactgctgagctagaattgatatgcaaactagacacaatcaactccggtttgaataaggactgggaatggctgagccattacaaacattgaatctatctccccttgtaagtatgctcacacttcttatcaaactgtctgtactgggctatcttgattatcacttcaaaagttttttttttttctcttaattaattggcctctcagagttggtaagacaactcccacctgtttatgctctctgtatgtgtgtatatatatctcctcaatatatgttccattctatatgcatctgaagaagtgggctgtagtccacgaaagcttatgctctaataaatttgttagtctctaaggtgccacaagtactcctgttcttctttttgcggatacagactaacacggctgctactctgaaacctgtcatttttaaGACAAACACAGGTGCCGAGGGAGGTTTGGCATCTCCTGGGTTCAGCGGGAGTTTTGAggattgcagtggagccaaaactgggacttaggtttctaaatctggggtttaggcacctcGGTACTTTTGTGAATTCAGCCCTGACTGACTTGGAGAGGAATTAGATTGTTATGGCTTTGGACAGAGGCCATATCTGGTGTTTCTGTTTGCTCTAGTAATTGGGCATGCTATAAACAACAACAGAAATTAGATGATGGGGCTAGGACATGAGCTGCATCAGGCACAGGAGAGGGAGCCGTGGTAACAGGAAGCCGGGAGAGGGAAATATTTTGGAGGTTTGTTTTCACGGTGGGTGGGCGTGCATCATGGCTGACTCCCATAAATCACGTCACGGAGTGTCTGACTCCAACCATTTATTGGCAGGAACACGCTGGTGAgacccagctctctcctgctctaGGTTCTAAGCCCGTTTTGGCACATGCGCTAGCAAATACAGGTCAGACAACAGTTTCCTGGTTAGAAGTGCCCAGACTGTTCAGGACACTTATCTAAAAAGGGTTGGGAGATGGGCCCTGGAGACCTGTCAGGCCTTTGCCATCTCTGCCTCTTGATTCATATTCgtggattctaaggccagaagagaccattagatcatctagtctgacctgcctAACGCAGTCTATAGAACGGATTGGAGTGTTTGCAATCCTGTGTCTCTGATCAATCTGCTGCATCAACGACCAGCTATCCCTCCACCGTGCAGAAATGATGtgggttgggttgtttttttttcagatcGTTTGTGAGGACCGGAACCTGTCCAACGACTCAGCAATCATTCTAACCCCGAACAAGCCTATACACTGTGTGAGTACCCTCCTTTACATTCAACACCCCGTTGTCCTTGGCTACAACAGCAACTTCCCTGCAGCTTTTAACCCACGGATCTCAAAGCGCTTGACAAGCTGTAGGCACAGGCATGATTTCACCAGCTATTGAAATGCAATCGCTTCTGGGGTGGAAAATGGCAACTTAACAGTACACTGCAATACTACCCAATAAGGCAAGAGACCATATCCAGCTGGAACTGTTGCAGGAGTTAAAGATAGGCAGACTATAATTACCAGAGTAGGAAGATGGTCAGAAAACAAGCATTAACCAACCCAAGTTGGTTGGGAAAAGTGCAGATGGAGCTTTAAAgaccagggtgaaatcctgcctccgTTAAAGTCcgttggagttttgccattaacttaactggggccagaatttcatcccagAAGTGGTCAGGACCTTGGATTTAGATCTCATCTACGAGATGATATTTCCAGGGGCGCACTGC
This genomic window contains:
- the PODXL gene encoding podocalyxin — translated: MRCPLLLLVLLCCRGDVIAQSDMTAASTTSAPSANASSQGSQPPTETTGAPTPTQTLTPTKADTSPSSGPGILPAASTSTNALSGASTLLPTTSGTPGSASVPSFTGAGTSPDTVPPSPAGAPSHTNATTLTPATTLSPATTLTPADTSTLPTKASATSQSTAAITTSSADSLTVSAPSSPAAPVVHTLSSAATPSSMNTPAAHTAVTPSSTIATDVPSSADTGLAAACPSQKPQTTETTTESSLGVNTDKERTTQNQPVKPVATTESATKPTEAAVATTQQSGVVLQPPASSSGTVISIITSASPSRHTPAPSRESKPSDSPPQNKIVCEDRNLSNDSAIILTPNKPIHCDSPVDPSLHNMLCKAVKATFNQSRDICTVNLIATGNPPNRIAVLGVSVQTKAVPKELFELLGTKKGEFQLLGIGNVTYADKRLEEENEDRFSMPLIITIVCMACSLLLVAAIYGCCHQRVARRKDQQRLTEELQTMENGYHDNPTLEVMETSSEMQEKKVNLNGELGDSWIVPMDNLTKEELEGEEDTHL